The following proteins are encoded in a genomic region of Deltaproteobacteria bacterium:
- a CDS encoding Lrp/AsnC family transcriptional regulator, producing the protein MAQSEKPIDDLDKRIILELQEDARRPYREIAKKLGVSEGTIRNRVTRLIEKGILKLQARVDPFAFPHKISAIVGVTLGEKRHPEEKMKEIEKIPCVTSVWNVTGRYDLFFEVMVDSLQELNDVLFRIDLYNARGISKTETFVTLSSNTKYFKLS; encoded by the coding sequence CAATCTGAAAAACCCATAGATGACCTGGACAAGAGGATCATCCTCGAACTCCAGGAGGACGCGCGGAGACCTTATAGGGAAATTGCAAAGAAACTGGGCGTTTCCGAGGGGACCATACGAAATCGAGTGACCAGGTTGATTGAAAAAGGTATTCTGAAGCTACAGGCCAGAGTCGATCCATTTGCCTTTCCCCACAAAATATCCGCAATCGTAGGGGTGACCCTCGGAGAAAAGAGGCATCCCGAAGAGAAGATGAAAGAGATCGAGAAGATCCCCTGTGTCACCAGTGTCTGGAATGTCACTGGTCGATACGACCTCTTTTTTGAGGTTATGGTCGATTCCCTGCAAGAGCTGAATGATGTCCTGTTCAGGATAGATCTTTACAATGCCAGGGGTATATCCAAGACCGAGACCTTTGTGACCCTTTCGTCGAATACCAAGTATTTCAAGTTATCGTGA